CGGTTCATTACCAGATCATCGACAACAAGAATACGGGGAGGCATCATTTATCCAAGGTTACTCAATGTTTCCACAATTTTCATGCTGACAATTTCCACTTTGGAACCTTCCAGGTTGATAATCCGATCGCGCTTGAATTCCATCAGGGTGCGGATAAAACTTTCCTTTGTTGTACCGGCAAGCTCCGCTAGTTCCTTTCTTGTCAACGGTAAAGTATACGATGTGCTCCCGTAAATGGTTTCAGCAAAATATAAAAGAACATCAGCAATTCTGCCCGGAAGCTGCTTATGTGTCTGAGCCATAAGCCGATCGAAAATGAACAGGCCGTCCTGGCTCACCTTAGTCAAAAGCTTCGTGGCATAATGCCCGTTTCCGGCAAGGACAGAACGAAATGCATTGATATCAATATCAACGATAACCGAAGGCTCCACGCAAGCTGCCGAATACTGATGTATTTCCGATCCGAAGACAGAGATCAAACCAAAGTAATTGCCGGGGGGAATTATTTTCAAAATGACCGACTTTTTCTGCCGGTTTGTTTTAAAAACTTTTACCAGACCTTCTTTCAGGTACGTAATGTGGGATGAACGGCTACCCTGATGAAAAATTATTTCTTTTGCATCATAGGTAACTTCGTTGCTGCGTTCATAGAGAAGCTGCCGCTCCTGTTCGTTCAGCAACTCTGCGTAAGGCAATTGAAAGGATGATTGCATGTTAACCAACTGAGAATGCTTTTCTGCTACCCTAAAAAATCAATTTAAAATTAAGAAAAGATCCAGATAAATACAAATCATTTTATCATGATGATTAAAATCATATTTGTAAGACTGTATGGAAATATTAACTAATGTTGTTAACTTTGTAGAAATTTCAAGGCAGCAGAAATCAGCCGCAGAATTATGAAAGGCAATAGCTATCAACCTCTTGTACTGGTTATTGATGATTCAAACACCAATGTTGTTCTGCTCGATGCCATTCTCAACGATAAGGGTATACGGGTAAAGACTGCCCTGAATGTTATGGAAGCGGAGCAGATTATGGAAAATGAACTTCCCGATCTCATTCTTCTTGATTTACTGATGCCCAAAATCAACGGATATGATTTTCTGAAGAAGCTCAAATCGGATCCGCAGAAGAAGGATATACCCGTAATTATAGTTACAGCGGTAAGCGATCAGGAAAATCTTCAGCATACGCTGGAACTGGGGGCTATTTCGTATTTTGTTAAACCCATCGATATACAGGAACTTATCAAAAAGGTCCAACAGGTTCTCCAAATTTCCTGAGATCATAGCCATTCTGAGTCAGCATCTGGCAGAGTTTCCATTGAGTTTGTCGGATTAGCACACTTCCCTCAGTTAATTTTACCAGGCGGCCTTCATCAGGTTGAAAAAAACTGTATTTTAGTGACTGCAGTGGCAGGTATAAAATGACCCTGCCCTGAATCAGGAGATTCTTACAGAGACAAGTTTATGACCAATCATCCGGAGCATGAACGGTACGTCCGATTGTTGCTGAAAGCTTTTCTTGCGGGTATTTTTATGTATGTTCTTTTTTACGGAATGGTCTTTGTTTTCCGCAAGGAGCCTTTTTC
This genomic window from Bacteroidales bacterium contains:
- a CDS encoding Crp/Fnr family transcriptional regulator, whose protein sequence is MPYAELLNEQERQLLYERSNEVTYDAKEIIFHQGSRSSHITYLKEGLVKVFKTNRQKKSVILKIIPPGNYFGLISVFGSEIHQYSAACVEPSVIVDIDINAFRSVLAGNGHYATKLLTKVSQDGLFIFDRLMAQTHKQLPGRIADVLLYFAETIYGSTSYTLPLTRKELAELAGTTKESFIRTLMEFKRDRIINLEGSKVEIVSMKIVETLSNLG
- a CDS encoding response regulator, giving the protein MKGNSYQPLVLVIDDSNTNVVLLDAILNDKGIRVKTALNVMEAEQIMENELPDLILLDLLMPKINGYDFLKKLKSDPQKKDIPVIIVTAVSDQENLQHTLELGAISYFVKPIDIQELIKKVQQVLQIS